From Myxococcales bacterium, a single genomic window includes:
- a CDS encoding helix-turn-helix transcriptional regulator — MKDYTETYTAFQKRFCDNLKKALKKAGMSQRQQLLSGLDPRYIARIKKGEGNPTLMTVWRICKTIGVDPKNLFEKS; from the coding sequence GTGAAGGATTATACTGAAACATATACAGCTTTTCAGAAGCGTTTTTGTGACAATCTAAAAAAGGCTTTGAAAAAAGCGGGGATGAGCCAAAGACAACAACTTCTATCAGGTCTTGACCCACGTTATATCGCACGAATAAAAAAGGGCGAAGGCAACCCCACTCTGATGACGGTGTGGCGCATTTGTAAAACCATCGGCGTTGACCCTAAGAATTTGTTTGAGAAATCTTGA